The sequence below is a genomic window from bacterium.
TCCCCCTCCGAGTGCCGAGTAAAGATTGACGCTGCTGGACAGCAGCGCACGTCGTACCTGCACCAGCGCCTGTTCCGCCACAAACCGGTCGCGCTCGGCATCGAGCACCTCCAGGTATGGCGCCGCGCCGTTCTGATAGCGCAAAGCGGCCAGACGCGCACGTTCCGTCTGGGCGGTCAGGGTCGCCCGCTGGGCAGATAACTGCTCGAGCAGCCAGCGGCGCTCAGCCAGCGCGTCGGCAACCTCGCGGAACGCCCCCTGAATGGTCCTCTCGTAATCGGCGACCGCGATATTGCGGCGCGCTTCAGCCAAGTCAAGATTCGCCCGGAGGCGGCCCGCTTCGAAGATGGGCATGATCAAGTTGGGCTGGAAACTCCAGATGCCACTCCCCGATCCGAACAGGCCGCTCAGCTCAGCGCTGGCCGTGCCGAGGATACCTGTCAGTGAGATATTCGGGAAAAAAGCCGCACGCGCGGCGCCGATATCGGCATTGGCCGCCTTTAAACGATGCTCGGCGGCGAGAATGTCGGGACGGTTGATCAGCAAATCCGAAGGCAGGCCCACGGAAATTTCTCTCGCAAAGCCGAGCTCTATTTGAGAAAGCATCCGGGTCTCGGAAGTGAGGTCCGGTACGCCGACCAGAAGAACCAACGCATTGCGGTTTTGATCTCTCAGGCGCAGCAAAGAAGCCAGATCGGCCCGCGCCTGACTCAAAAGCGTCTCGGCCTGGGCTGCATCCAGCTTGGAGGAAGATCCGACTTCATAGCGACGCCTAGTGATGCGGCAGGAATCCTCCCGGGTGGCAAGCGTCTGCTGCGCAATGGCGACTTGTTCATCGAGTTCGCGGGCAATCAGGTATGTATTGGCGACCTGAGCCACCAGGCTTATGGCTATGGCGCGGCGCGCCTCCTCGGTTCCAAGATAGGATTCAAGGGCCGCCTCCGTCAGGCTGCGCACCCGTCCCCAGAAATCCAGTTCCCAGACGCTAACGCTCAGAGAAAGCTGATATTGCTCTGATGTATAAGCGCTTCCGATCAACGACAAACCCGCGGGGGTACGCGATCGGCTGTAGAAGGCCCCGGCGCTGATGCTGGGCAACTGGTCGGCCCGTTGAATACCATAGAACGCGCGTGCCTCCTGAATCCGATGCATCGCGATCCGCAGGTCGCGGTTGTTCTCCAACGCCTGCTGGATAACTTCCTGAAGCCTGATATCAGCGAAAAATTCGCGCCAGCCGACTTGGTCGACCCTGACAGCGGCCTGTCTGGCCGTAACAGTCTCATCAGGGTAAATGGCCGCTGTAGGGAGGGCCGGCCGTTCATAGGAAGGTTTTAATGAACATCCGACAAGGACGGCCATAAGGGCAAAAAGAAAATTTTTCATGGATTCATATGTTTTGAATAAATTGTGATTTGGGTATCTCACTGCATACCAGATTCGACCAGAAACAACAAGGGGCTAACGAAATGCTAATGTAATGTCCCATAAATAACTTCACATATGGGTTCTCCTGTGATAGGGTCAACAAAATCCGAAACAGGAGGGCCCTATGGCGAGACAACCCCAGGAGGATGTGACCTTGACACCAGAGTTGCGCGACCAATTGACTGCGATGGTTCGATCCCGTTCCTTGCCGCAAGGCCTCACCCGGCGGGCACGCATCGTGCTGATGGCCGCCGAAGGCATGACCAACAGCGCGATCTCCACCGCCGTGGGACTTTCCCGTCCATCGGTCATCAAGTGGCGCAAACGCTTCATCGACCAGGGCCTCATGGGCCTCTACGAGGAGTTGCGGCCGGGAGCGCCGCGCACCATCGACGACGATCAGATCGCCCGGCTGATCCGGCAAACCCTCGAGACCCGGCCGAACGGCGCCACGCACTGGAGCTGCCGATTGCTGAGCCGGGAAACGGGGCTGTCGAAGACCACCGTACAGCGTGTGTGGTCGACCTTCGGGCTTCAGCCCCACCGACAAAAGCACTTCAAGCTCTCCACGGATCCGTTCTTCGTCGAGAAGGTCCGGGACATCGTCGGGTTATATCTGAACCCCCCCGACAAGGCCATGGTGCTCTGCGTCGACGAGAAGAGTCAAGTGCAGGCCCTGGAGCGAACACAACCGTTCTTGCCCTTGGGCATGGGCTACGTCGAAGGGGTGACGCACGATTACCTGCGCCACGGCACCACGACCCTGTTTGCCGCATTGGACGTGGCTTCAGGTCAGGTAACAACCGTGTGCAAGCCGCGACACCGGCATCAGGAGTTTCTCCAGTTCCTCAACCAAATCGACCAAAGCGTCCCGAAGGATTTGGACCTCCATTTGGTCGTCGACAACTATGCCACGCACAAACATCCCAAGGTCAAACAATGGCTGGCCTCCCGGCCTCGTTATCACATTCACTATACGCCGACCTACGCCTCCTGGCTCAATCAAGTGGAGATCTGGTTCAACCTGATCACCCAGCAGGCGATCCGACGAGGCAGCTTCCGCGGCGTCAAGGACCTCGTGGCCAAAATCGACCGCTTCGTTCGTGCCTACAACCCGAAAGCAAAACCTTTTGTCTGGACCGCC
It includes:
- a CDS encoding efflux transporter outer membrane subunit, whose product is MKNFLFALMAVLVGCSLKPSYERPALPTAAIYPDETVTARQAAVRVDQVGWREFFADIRLQEVIQQALENNRDLRIAMHRIQEARAFYGIQRADQLPSISAGAFYSRSRTPAGLSLIGSAYTSEQYQLSLSVSVWELDFWGRVRSLTEAALESYLGTEEARRAIAISLVAQVANTYLIARELDEQVAIAQQTLATREDSCRITRRRYEVGSSSKLDAAQAETLLSQARADLASLLRLRDQNRNALVLLVGVPDLTSETRMLSQIELGFAREISVGLPSDLLINRPDILAAEHRLKAANADIGAARAAFFPNISLTGILGTASAELSGLFGSGSGIWSFQPNLIMPIFEAGRLRANLDLAEARRNIAVADYERTIQGAFREVADALAERRWLLEQLSAQRATLTAQTERARLAALRYQNGAAPYLEVLDAERDRFVAEQALVQVRRALLSSSVNLYSALGGGIPQFVRQPH
- a CDS encoding IS630 family transposase gives rise to the protein MARQPQEDVTLTPELRDQLTAMVRSRSLPQGLTRRARIVLMAAEGMTNSAISTAVGLSRPSVIKWRKRFIDQGLMGLYEELRPGAPRTIDDDQIARLIRQTLETRPNGATHWSCRLLSRETGLSKTTVQRVWSTFGLQPHRQKHFKLSTDPFFVEKVRDIVGLYLNPPDKAMVLCVDEKSQVQALERTQPFLPLGMGYVEGVTHDYLRHGTTTLFAALDVASGQVTTVCKPRHRHQEFLQFLNQIDQSVPKDLDLHLVVDNYATHKHPKVKQWLASRPRYHIHYTPTYASWLNQVEIWFNLITQQAIRRGSFRGVKDLVAKIDRFVRAYNPKAKPFVWTATADSILRKIERLCKYISGTRH